Within Massilia litorea, the genomic segment CCGTTCAGTTGCCGCTGCCGCCGACGCCGGCCGGTTGCGGGGTTTGCAGGCGCAGCACGGTTTTATGGCCCAGGCCATTGGCCACCAGGCTGGCCTCAGGCTCGGGCACGAAGGGCTGGCCGGCGCGCAGCCAGGTCGCCGTGCTCCAGTCGATGGAAGCGCCTTCGGGATGCGCGGCCAGGAGCGGCGTGAGCACGTCGCTCACCAGGGTCTTGAATGGCATGTCGGGCGGCAGCGGCAGCGTGAAGGGGCTGCAGAACAGCATCCGACGGTCCCAGCCGAAGTACACGAGCTGGTTGCCGTGGAAGTTCTCCACGCGGTCGCGGACTTCGCCGCGGTAGTCTGGTGCTAATGCGATGACTGGCATGATGTCTCCTCGCGTGCCGCTCAGGCGGCTTTAGGGTTGTCGTTGGTCCAGCGCTCCCAGTTGGCGCGGTCGGCCGAGTCGGCGTAGTCGCCGGCGGCCTCGGGTTTCAGGTGGTACCAGTCGAGCACCTCGGGCAGGGTGGGGCCGCCGCAGTTGCCCTGGAAAATCTGATGCACCGGCAGCCACGCCTGTACATACTTTTCCGGTTCGTTCTTGAAGATGTCGCAGCAGCCGTCCGAGCAGAAGTGGTAGTTCTCGCCTTCGTACTTGACCTCGCGGTAGCAAACCTGGGTCGGGTCGCCTGGTTCGCGAAAGGCCATCGGGACCTGGCAGAGCTGGCACAGCATCGGCAGGCCCGGATTGGTCCATCGCTTGCCGGCCTTGTGCTGTTCCTGCCAGTAGCGCAGGTGCGGCAGGTGGTGTTCCTCGAACGTGTCCGGGTACTGCGCCTTCAGCCAATCCAGCTCGTTTTCTTCCGGCACCCAGGTGTGGATGGCGGCGGCATGGTTGAAGTTGTAGAAGATCGACCAGGCGATGTGCGACAGGTGATCCTTTTCCTGCGCGGCCTGTTCGTGGTACTTCGGCATGCGCACGCCGTAGCGGGCCAGGTCGGCGAACAGGGCGCCGCCGTTCTGTTCGAAATACATCTCCCACGCTTCCTTCCAGCTCATCACCTTCTTGGGCAGCATGTAGTCCATCATCATGGCCACCAGCGTGAGCAGGCGGTAGCCGCGCCAGAACCACTTGTCCACCCACTTCTGGATGATCGGCAGGTTGGCCGGATCCTGCTCCAGCATGAACTTCACCACTTCGAGGCCGAGCGTCATGTGGCGCGACTCGTCGGACTGGGCCGAGAAGCCGAAGGTGACGGTGGCCATGTCGCCGTTGAAGGCGGCGCCCGACATGAAGGGCATGAACAGCAGGTTGGTCAGCACGTACTCGAACGAGAACGAGATGGCGGTGATGAATTCGAAGGGTCCCGCCGTCATCGCGTCCTCGAAGTAGGACTTGGGCACGGACAGGTACCACAGGCGGTCGTGCATGTGGGTCCAGTCCTCGAAGCCGTTGAAGAACTTGTTGTACTGGCTGATCGTGTGGACCTGGGTCTGGCAGTGGCGCAGTTCGTCCACGGACTGCATCTGGCAGGCCACGCGGGCGCCGGCGCCGCGCAGGTTGCGGCCGGCCATGGCGAAGCCGCGGTGGGCGGCGTATTCCAGCGGCGAGACGCCGGTCAGGAACAGCTTGAGGGCGTTCACGTAGCGCGCATCCGTCACGTTGAGCTGGCCGTTGTTCTGCTGGAAGGCGTCGATGATGGCGTACAGCTTGCGCTCCTTCTCCGACTGGAACTTCCAGTACGCGTCCATCGTCATGCGGAAGGGGTCTTCCCAGCCGTCCCAGTTGTGGATCACGATGCCTTCGAATTTATCTTGAGGGAAGACGGCGTCCATCGATTGGTAGGTCGTGTCCCAGCCCAGGTCGCGGGTGAGCAGGGCGTATTTTTCCTTGATCGACATCTTCGCCGAAGTGGCCTGGGCCTTGGCCTGGCCAGCCTGGCCCTGTTCCTGCGTGCTTGCGGTATTCATGTTTGTCTCCTTGTCGTTGTATTCAGCGCCAGGCCAGCACGAGCTGGTCTTCGGTTTCGTCGATGTTGCCGGCCAACGAGATCAGGCCGAGCTGCAGCTCCTGCATGTCCCAGTTGCGGCCGATCAGGTCCTCGATGGTGGCGCGGTTGATCTCGAGGCGGCCCGGTGCATCGATCTTCACCATCGCGGGAAAGCGGTGCACGGTCGCGTGCGGGTTGTCGGTCTCGATGGCCTCGATTACGGCACGCGTGTCCTCGTTGGTCTGCAGCGCGATGAAGACGAGTTGATCGCTCACGATGCGGCTCCTTCACGGGACAGGCCGAGGCCGGACAGGCGTTTTTCCAGCGGCGCCGCCACGGCCGCAAGGACGTCGCCGCCATCGGGGCCGAACAGGCGCTGCGCGACCTGGGCCAGTGCCGGTTCGAAGCGGTCGAGCCATGCGAAGGCGAAGCGCGAGATGGTGGCGGCGTTGGCAGGGCTTTCCTGGACGGCGGCTTTGACGACCGCATCGACCCAGCGTGCGGTCTCGGCATGCCAGACGCGCATGAAGTCTGTGGCGAGCGCGCAGGCGGGACCGTGCTCGAGGGCCAGCTGCGCGTCCAGCTTCTGGTAGAACAGCGGGTAGACGAGGCCGTCCAGCACCAGGTTCTGCGCGACGAACAGTTCGAACCAGTCCTGGCACACCATCAGGTCTTCCACGGCATGGCGTACGGGTTGCCATGCCGCGTCCTGCAGCCAGGCGTCCCTGGCTGCCGCGACCGCCGGCTTGCCGCCGATGAGCAGTCCGATGCGGGTGAGGTACTGGGCCAGCGCCAGGCGGTCCATGGTGTGGAACATGGTCGCCTCCGTAATGGCGGAACCGTAGCCGTAAGCGGTGACGTAGGCGTTGTTCATGTTGGCGGCCCACTCGGTATGGCGCAGCACGACCAGGGTCGTGGCCAGCAGTTCCTTCGTCGGCTCGGGCAAGGCGGCCAGCAGTGCGCGCTGTTCGAGGAATTCGAGGTTCTTTTCCATCGACTCCTGCTGGCGCGCCCGGGTGTTCACCCAGGTGCCGTAGTAGAACTGGCGCGGGTCCTTCAACGCATACCAGTCGGCCATGACGACGGCTGTGCGGCGCTTGTCGTACAGCTCGTATTCCGGCTGCCACAGCGGGCGGTAGTGGAAGTTGGCCTCGGGCTGCAGGTCGTACATCGCTTCCTGGTAGCGGGTGGCCGGCTTGTCCGCGCCGAGGCGGCGCGCGATGTTGGCGAAGGTCTGGCGGACAGGCTTGACGCTGTCGGTCCGTATGTCGATTTGCATGCTGGTCTCCTGGTTGTTTTAGTCGTGGGGGCAGGCGCCGGGCACGCTCTCGTGCCAATGGCGCCGTTCGTGTTCGAGCTGGGTGGCGGGAAGGTCCGGCAGCACCAGAGCACACTGCCGCCGGCGGAAGGCCTCGTACTGGGCCGGCCGCATCGTCAGCTCGACGCAAAGGTCGGGGTCGCCGATCGAGAATTCGAACTGGACCCAGTCGGCATCGCGCGACGTGACGCGCACGAAGCGGCTGGGCATGTCGGGTAACGGATTCATGTCTCCTCCTGTTTTCTATGGCTGCACAAGAGCTATAGCAACTGGTGTGCCAGGAGGCCAAGTGATTGAATTTAAAGGAAAGACATGTCCGCGCCGGAGCGGCGCGGCAGGTGGGGTTCACGATTTGATGAAGCGCCGCGGGCGGGATTCAGCAAATGCGCAGGCGGGGAGGGAGGGAGGCGCGCCGCGGCGGCGGCACCGGGCGCGGGGACGCTACTTGGGCAGTTTCAGCTTGTCCAGCCGGTAGGCGAGCTGAGGACGCGTGATGCCGAGCAGGCGGGCGGCCTGGGTGACGTTGCCTGCGGCCCTGGCCATGGCCGTGTGGATCAGGCGCGCTTCGAACTGGTCCAGCTTGAACTCGTTATTCAGCAGTTGTTCGCACAGCGTGTCCGGGCTGGACGGGGCGCCCGGCGCGGGCGGCGTATGCAGGTGGCCGGACGGGGCGATGGCCTTCATGCCGCCGGCTTCGGCGAGGGTCGGAAACAGCGTATGGACGTCGATCATCTGGTTGCTGTCGGTGAGGATGACGCCGCGCTCCATCATGTTCTCCAGCTCGCGGATGTTGCCCGGCCATGCATAGTGCATCAGCGCCTGCAGGGCCTTGTCCGATACGCCCAGGATGCGCTTGCCGTACACGGCGTTGTACTTTCCGACGAAGTGTTCCGTCAGCAGGGGGATATCGTCGGTGCGCTCGCGCAGGGGCGGGATGTGGACGGGATAGACGTTCAGGCGGTAGTACAGGTCCATCCTGAACTTGCCGTTGGCCACCGCCTGCTGCAGGTCCTCGTTGGTAGCGGCGACGATGCGCACGTCGATTTTCTGGCTGTGCGTGCCGCCCACGCGTTCCAGTTCTCCTTCCTGCAGCACGCGCAGCAGCGAGGCCTGGGCGCGCGCCGACAGTTCGACGACTTCGTCGAGGAAGATGGTGCCACGGTTGGCGCGCTCGAACTTGCCGGGCCGGCTGACGGTGGCGCCCGTGTACGCCCCTTTCTCCACGCCGAACAGCTCCGCTTCGATCAGGTCCGGCGGAATGCTGGCGCAGTTGACCGCGACAAAGGGCTGCTCCGCGCGCGGCGAACCCGCGTGCAGGGCGCGCGCGAACACTTCCTTGCCCACGCCGGTTTCGCCCAGCAGCAGCACATTGGCCTTGCTTGCCGCCGCGCGCCGGATCAGCTGGCTCGCTTCGCGGAAGGCGCGCGAGCGCCCCACGGAATTGGCCGGGGTGTCCTGCTCGCTGGCCCGCACGGCTTCCCGCAGTTCGCTCAGCTGGCTTTGCAGGGCGAACAGTTCTTCGGCCATCGAATCGCGCATCAGCAGCCGCTGCGTTTCGGCGTGGTCTTCCCATTCCTCGGCCGGTTTTCCCACGATTTCGCAATGCGTGCTGCCACAGCCGGCGCAGGCCACCTCTTTGTAGATGATGGAGCGCCCCATGAAATAGGTGGTATAGCCGCTGGCGTAGCCAAGCTGGCTCCAGCACACCGGCTCCTTGCTGGTGTCGTGGTGCTGGAGGTAGACCTGCGCCTCGAACGAATTGCGCCACTCGAAGCGCCCGAAATAGCTCCCCTTGGCGAGGTCGAACTCCAGCTCCAGCGGCGTCACGTGCACGAGGCCGCGTATGCTGTGCAGTTGCGGCCCCACCATGAAGGCTTGTTCGACCGGCAGGTCCGGCCGCAGTTTGCGGGCCAGTTCCGCATCGCGCAATCCGGTCTGGTAGCCGTAGCGCATCAGCAGGGCGCGCGCGCGCTGCATGCCCATGGTCTCTACCAGCTCGTCGCGCAGCGCGCCCCAAACGCCCGCATGGTTGAGCATCACGCGCTGCTCGGACAGCCAGATGGTGCCCTGGTCTGGATCGAAACGTATCTGCGCGAGCAGGTCCTCATTGGAAGGTAACTGCGGGTTTCCCACTACTGCGCCTCCAGCGTGTTCATCGATGTTATCGGCGCATAGTGCCACAGATGCCCAGCCTCGTCAGCGATGTTCCGGAATCCGGACGTCACGATTTCATGAGGCCGGTTCACCGAATGATGAAGTGCCATGCCGGCAGCCTGCGCTACCACTTGGTGCGTGACGGCGCCGCGCTGCAGCGCGATGCCGCTCAGTAAGCGAAGGTCCCGGCCTGGGTGCAATCAAGATAGGCCATGCGCGTGCGCAACGACCAGATTTCATTGGCAATATTATGCAATGCCAGCGTTTTGTCGTGGACACGTTGACGCACGGCTGCAGGGGCCGACGGAATAATGTCGGTCAGGTCCGGCGCAGCGTCGGCGACTTTCACGAAGAGGGCGCTCCGGGCAGCGATGTCCGAAGAGAGCTGCGTGCAGGCGGCGTCGCCATTGTTTGCGGCCTGGGCTGCGGAGCCGGCACCGGTGCAGAGGGCGAAGCAGATAAGTGCGATCGATTTCTTCATCATCAGTTCTTTAATTTTAGAGTGGAGAAGCCCGCCAGCGAACTCGCGGGCTGAGTCTATTTCCTGGAGGAGAATAGGGCAGACTGATCAATTATTGTGCAGCGCACCATCGGACGCCAATTCTTTATGGTGATGTGGGATATTTCCCTAAGGCATAGGAGATGGCCTGATCCCCGACGGCGAACGACAGTGCCGGTGACAGGGACATTGACTCGCATGATGCGTTAGCGCCACGGGACTAGCTGCATCTGATGCCCAAACAATAATATTTGCTAGCATGGCAATAGCTGAATGTTATGATTCGCACATCTTCTATCGCCGATCTCCGTGAAGGCAGGCCATGCACCTCCTACTGAAAGTCAATCTTTCCCTGGCTGCGGTGTTTTGTGCCGGCTTGACGGTAACCGGCCTGATCAGCAAAAACGTATTGCAAGAAAACGCGAAGCGTGAAGTGATGAGCCACGCCAGCCTGATGATGGAAGCGGCATTGGCGGCGCGCAGCTACACCAGTGCGGAGATCAAGCCCCTCCTGGAAGCGCGGCTCCACAAGGAATTCCTGCCCCAGACGGTGCCCTCGTATGCCGCGACGCAGAGTTTCTCCAGGATGCAGGCGGCATTCAAGGAGTACAGCTACAAGGAGGCGACGCTGAACCCGACCAATCCGCGCGACCGCGTGGTGGAGTGGGAGGCCGACGTCGTGCGTAACCTGCGCGATCATCCCGACCTGAAGGAAGTGGTGGGCGAGCGCGCGACGCCGACCGGTCAATCGCTGTTCCTCGCGCGGCCGATCCGGATCAGGGACGCCCAGTGCCTGGCCTGCCATAGCGTGCCATCCGCCGCGCCAACGTCCATGCGCGCCCTGTATGGCGACGCCAATGGATTTGGCTGGAAACTCGGCGAAACAGTCGGGAGCCAGATCGTGTCGGTGCCGCTGGCTGTGCCCATGGCGCAGGCTGACCGCGTGTTCAATGTGATCATGACAGGGATGGTGGCGACCTTCGCCGGACTGCTGCTGGTCGTCAATCTGGTCATCTATCGCTTTATCCTGCGCCCCATGCGCAGGATCACCCGGATCGCCGACGCAGTCAGCGCGGGGAAGGCGGAGGTGGAACCGTTCGACATCCGGGGCAACGACGACATCGCGGTGCTCGGCAACGCCTTCAACCGCATGCGCCGCAGCCTTGAAAAAGCCATGGCGATGCTGGGCTGAGCGGGGACAGGATGGCACACGACGTCTTTCTCAGTCACTCGCACTTCGACAAGGTATTCGCCGACGCGATTTGCCACAGCCTGGAAGCGCACGGCATCCGATGCTGGGTGGCGCCGCGCGATATCCGGCCCAGCGAGGACTGGGCCGAAGCCATCATCGACGCCCTCGATACGGCGCGCGTGCTGGTGCTGGTGTTTTCGTCGAATTCGAACAGCTCTCCGCAGGTGCGCCGGGAAGTCGAGCGGGCCGTGAACAAGGGCCTGCATATACTTCCGCTGCGTATCGAGGACGTGCCCCTGTCCAAGAGCCTGGAATATTTCATCAGCACCCAGCACTGGCTCGACGCGATCGATGGTGAGTTCGGCTTCCATCTGGGTCAGTTGCGCGACTGCCTGTCCGTGCTTCTCGGGCGTCCGCCAACGGGGCCGGACACGTCGGCGGACCTGACGTCCGCTGCGCCAAGGCCACCGCAGCGCCCGCCGGCGCCCGTGCCGGCTACCGCCGCCATCGACAGCGCCGTGCTCGAAAGGATCGAGGGCCACCTGGCCAGGCTGATCGGTCCGATTGCGAAGGTGCTGGTGCGGCGCATGGCGCCCGCGGCGGCCGGGCCGGCGGAACTCATTGCCAGGCTGGCCGATGAAATCGACGATGCGGCTGAGCGCAAGTCCTTCATCGTGCGCTGCCAGGGCAGATATGAGTGAGCGCAGGCGCTGCGTCAGCACATCTGCGGGTCGGGCGCCACGGCAAGCAGGGGGAATGCAGATGCGCGAATTTCATTCGGCCGGAGCGGGCGGCGGTGCGCCTGCGCTGCTCGGCGAACCCGGCGTTGTGCGCGTCCAGAAGCGTGCCATGCGCGTCATGGTCCGTTTCGCCACGCAGCCGGAAACGATCCACACCCGCGAGGGCCCGGTCCGCGCCCGCGCCGGCGACGCCGTCGTGAGCGCGCCGACCGGCGAGCAGTGGCCGATCGAGCGCGCAGCCTTCGAGCAGCGTTACCGGCCGGCGGGCCCGCCTGGCGCCTACTACAGCGTGCCGCGCCCATCGCTGGCAGTCCGGATGACCGATCCGTTCGCGGTCGTGCTTGGCGACGGGGTGTCGCGCCTG encodes:
- a CDS encoding aromatic/alkene monooxygenase hydroxylase subunit beta — translated: MQIDIRTDSVKPVRQTFANIARRLGADKPATRYQEAMYDLQPEANFHYRPLWQPEYELYDKRRTAVVMADWYALKDPRQFYYGTWVNTRARQQESMEKNLEFLEQRALLAALPEPTKELLATTLVVLRHTEWAANMNNAYVTAYGYGSAITEATMFHTMDRLALAQYLTRIGLLIGGKPAVAAARDAWLQDAAWQPVRHAVEDLMVCQDWFELFVAQNLVLDGLVYPLFYQKLDAQLALEHGPACALATDFMRVWHAETARWVDAVVKAAVQESPANAATISRFAFAWLDRFEPALAQVAQRLFGPDGGDVLAAVAAPLEKRLSGLGLSREGAAS
- a CDS encoding PGDYG domain-containing protein produces the protein MREFHSAGAGGGAPALLGEPGVVRVQKRAMRVMVRFATQPETIHTREGPVRARAGDAVVSAPTGEQWPIERAAFEQRYRPAGPPGAYYSVPRPSLAVRMTDPFAVVLGDGVSRLSGQPGDWLLDYGDGHFGIVGAEIFAATYTMLD
- a CDS encoding MmoB/DmpM family protein, giving the protein MSDQLVFIALQTNEDTRAVIEAIETDNPHATVHRFPAMVKIDAPGRLEINRATIEDLIGRNWDMQELQLGLISLAGNIDETEDQLVLAWR
- a CDS encoding toll/interleukin-1 receptor domain-containing protein encodes the protein MAHDVFLSHSHFDKVFADAICHSLEAHGIRCWVAPRDIRPSEDWAEAIIDALDTARVLVLVFSSNSNSSPQVRREVERAVNKGLHILPLRIEDVPLSKSLEYFISTQHWLDAIDGEFGFHLGQLRDCLSVLLGRPPTGPDTSADLTSAAPRPPQRPPAPVPATAAIDSAVLERIEGHLARLIGPIAKVLVRRMAPAAAGPAELIARLADEIDDAAERKSFIVRCQGRYE
- a CDS encoding phenol hydroxylase subunit P4; its protein translation is MPVIALAPDYRGEVRDRVENFHGNQLVYFGWDRRMLFCSPFTLPLPPDMPFKTLVSDVLTPLLAAHPEGASIDWSTATWLRAGQPFVPEPEASLVANGLGHKTVLRLQTPQPAGVGGSGN
- a CDS encoding sigma-54-dependent Fis family transcriptional regulator; amino-acid sequence: MGNPQLPSNEDLLAQIRFDPDQGTIWLSEQRVMLNHAGVWGALRDELVETMGMQRARALLMRYGYQTGLRDAELARKLRPDLPVEQAFMVGPQLHSIRGLVHVTPLELEFDLAKGSYFGRFEWRNSFEAQVYLQHHDTSKEPVCWSQLGYASGYTTYFMGRSIIYKEVACAGCGSTHCEIVGKPAEEWEDHAETQRLLMRDSMAEELFALQSQLSELREAVRASEQDTPANSVGRSRAFREASQLIRRAAASKANVLLLGETGVGKEVFARALHAGSPRAEQPFVAVNCASIPPDLIEAELFGVEKGAYTGATVSRPGKFERANRGTIFLDEVVELSARAQASLLRVLQEGELERVGGTHSQKIDVRIVAATNEDLQQAVANGKFRMDLYYRLNVYPVHIPPLRERTDDIPLLTEHFVGKYNAVYGKRILGVSDKALQALMHYAWPGNIRELENMMERGVILTDSNQMIDVHTLFPTLAEAGGMKAIAPSGHLHTPPAPGAPSSPDTLCEQLLNNEFKLDQFEARLIHTAMARAAGNVTQAARLLGITRPQLAYRLDKLKLPK
- a CDS encoding phenol hydroxylase subunit, whose protein sequence is MNPLPDMPSRFVRVTSRDADWVQFEFSIGDPDLCVELTMRPAQYEAFRRRQCALVLPDLPATQLEHERRHWHESVPGACPHD
- a CDS encoding Tll0287-like domain-containing protein; the encoded protein is MHLLLKVNLSLAAVFCAGLTVTGLISKNVLQENAKREVMSHASLMMEAALAARSYTSAEIKPLLEARLHKEFLPQTVPSYAATQSFSRMQAAFKEYSYKEATLNPTNPRDRVVEWEADVVRNLRDHPDLKEVVGERATPTGQSLFLARPIRIRDAQCLACHSVPSAAPTSMRALYGDANGFGWKLGETVGSQIVSVPLAVPMAQADRVFNVIMTGMVATFAGLLLVVNLVIYRFILRPMRRITRIADAVSAGKAEVEPFDIRGNDDIAVLGNAFNRMRRSLEKAMAMLG
- a CDS encoding aromatic/alkene/methane monooxygenase hydroxylase/oxygenase subunit alpha, which produces MSIKEKYALLTRDLGWDTTYQSMDAVFPQDKFEGIVIHNWDGWEDPFRMTMDAYWKFQSEKERKLYAIIDAFQQNNGQLNVTDARYVNALKLFLTGVSPLEYAAHRGFAMAGRNLRGAGARVACQMQSVDELRHCQTQVHTISQYNKFFNGFEDWTHMHDRLWYLSVPKSYFEDAMTAGPFEFITAISFSFEYVLTNLLFMPFMSGAAFNGDMATVTFGFSAQSDESRHMTLGLEVVKFMLEQDPANLPIIQKWVDKWFWRGYRLLTLVAMMMDYMLPKKVMSWKEAWEMYFEQNGGALFADLARYGVRMPKYHEQAAQEKDHLSHIAWSIFYNFNHAAAIHTWVPEENELDWLKAQYPDTFEEHHLPHLRYWQEQHKAGKRWTNPGLPMLCQLCQVPMAFREPGDPTQVCYREVKYEGENYHFCSDGCCDIFKNEPEKYVQAWLPVHQIFQGNCGGPTLPEVLDWYHLKPEAAGDYADSADRANWERWTNDNPKAA